Below is a window of Flavobacterium sp. CFS9 DNA.
TTGTTTTTTGATTCCTGAAAAAAGATCGGTACAAACAGCCACAAAATATTAAGCATACTGATGTGCGCATAACTCGATATGGCGATATAATTGAAAACGAGATAATAAATCCACGAAGAGAGAATCGCTATGATTAAAAACAGAAACACCTTTGCCGCAACATTATTCTGTATTCCCACTTTTTGAAATAAAGCTGTATTCATAAAATACACCAATGCGATTCCAAGTACGATGTAGTAGATAACCGAAAACAATAAGCCAAACCAGATAAATTCATTGTTAAAGAAAGCAAACAAACAGGGTAAAGCTGCTATAATCGAAAAACATAAAGTAAATATTATAGCCGCTTTTGTTTTGATTTTTACATTCGAAAACTGGCTCATAATCAGCGTTATGATTAAAATCAAAAACGGAGCTAATAGGTATTTTAAGAAAAAGGGTAGTATTGTATTCATATCTGAATGTTATCTCATTATTATGGTTTAAAAATTATAAAATGGTATTTATGCCTAAATAGTTTTCGTTTAGTTTTATGCCTAACTGATAATTATTAAAAAAGACAATATCAATTTTTCTGTTACTAATGATGAAATACTCTAATACTTTACGAGTGAGGTTCATCTTGCGTTCCAGTATCTTATAGTCTATATTTCCTTCAAAATATAGCGCAACTTCTACATCGTCTATCTCGCTTTCTACCGCTCCGCAAAGTCCCAGATTGAATCCTAATGTTCCCTCACTTAACTTTAAAAAGGGAGAATTGGTAAAAACATGCTTCTTGTATTTTAATTTTACCACATTACCCAATAAAGTTTCCAGTACTTTCTCCAGTTCCGGAAGATTCTCTTTCAGTTTATCAGCTTCACACAGGTAAATGAAGAGGTTCTTTTTTTGTGTATTGGACAAATCAAAATCAATAGCAACTAATTCATCTACTATTTTCAGAAACAAATCAATCTTATCATTAAACAAGTGAAGACTTCTGATTGCATAATTTGAATTTGCCGCAAAAAGCTCATTGTCAAAAGGCATAAAAAAGTCTAAAGCATTATTTTCTGCTTTTTTGTTTTCTCTTACCGCCTCTACAATTTCCTTATTCGACATCGTAGAATTACTAACCGATAAGGGATGAAAAAGTAATTCGGGTAAATTATGGTAGATGCTGTTTTTAGCCAAATGCAGCACCAACGCTTCTTTGGTATATCTGGAATCTTCCTGATACAGCATCGACGAAAGATCAATAGCGTCTCTTGAATTGTGTCTTTTTGAAAGGCCTTTGTGTCTGACAAAGACTTCGGTTTCCTTTTTAAGAATATTTTGCAATTCATAAAAAAGAATTTCTCCTCTCAAATTAAAGTTAAGCTGCTGCTTTAAAACTGCGATATCCTGTTCCATATCTTATTTCTTTTCCCAGATAAATTCATCCTCTTTTATATCCAGAACAATACTTTCGTTCTCCAAAATAGCTTCGGATATAATCAGTTTTGAAATGGTTTTCTTCAGATAAGTTCGTACGGTTCCCGCAATAGGTCTGGCACCATATTTTTTAGAAAATCCTTTATTGGTCAGATATTCTAAAGCCGCATCGGATAAATCAAACGAAATATTTTTGATCGTTCTTAACTGTTCCTGCAGACGGCTCAGATGCAGTTTGAAAATAGCTTTGGCGATTTCTATGTTGATCGGTGCAAATGGAACTACCTCAGTCAAACGTCCTAAAAACTCAGGTCTGAAATGCTGACTCATAATATCAATCAACTGATTAGAAGTCGGTAAATGACCGCTTTCTATTTGTTCCTGAATCCATTGACTTCCAATATTTGAGGTAAAAATGATAATCGCATTCGAAAAATCACCTTCACGACCCAATTTATCATGCACTTTTCCTTCGTCCATAATCTGCAAAAACACGTCGTAAACCGAACTGTGCGCTTTTTCGATCTCATCAAAGAGTACCACTGAGTAAGGTTTCTGTCTGATTTTATTCACCAGCATCCCCCCTTCTTCATAGCCCACATATCCCGGAGGCGCGCCATACAATAACGCCGCTGAATGTTCTTCTTTAAACTCGGACATGTCAAAACGAATCATCGCATTTTCGTCATCAAACAATAACTCAGCAAGTGTTTTAGTTAATTCTGTCTTTCCGGTTCCTGTTGGTCCCAGGA
It encodes the following:
- a CDS encoding TssN family type VI secretion system protein, which codes for MNTILPFFLKYLLAPFLILIITLIMSQFSNVKIKTKAAIIFTLCFSIIAALPCLFAFFNNEFIWFGLLFSVIYYIVLGIALVYFMNTALFQKVGIQNNVAAKVFLFLIIAILSSWIYYLVFNYIAISSYAHISMLNILWLFVPIFFQESKNKYLQIPEPFYEYWRVGKERKDFEYWDNIDKFRLMQVSIHIRKKANSEFFSKFDVKIAQDVNLGSWFDKFIEDQNYRFPNDAIESNAENEDTGWTFYTAKYFSFPLFIKNLSPYRTISESKLKNKQTIFAKRVALNRHENGLEE